From a region of the bacterium HR17 genome:
- the iolX_2 gene encoding scyllo-inositol 2-dehydrogenase (NAD(+)), whose product MGLVRVGFIGAGNMANRMHCPSIADIAEAQLWAICDVDETRLHATADRYGVPKARRYNDYRRMLEREPLDAVYVVMPPMGLCPIVLDCLKAGKHVFTEKPLGCNSDEAWAMAEEAQRQKVKTMVGFNRRFAAVYRYAKAQVMRRGEPALVLAEFHKDMLGQGPYYGMSILRTDIVHAVDILRDLLGEAIEVSAQVWSRYERWQNSHNQFAALMRFEGGAVGLLLSSRTAGVRYERFEVHGKGISAYIRAPEVAEIYRQNEGMETVTGEQLTGSTDMRITYGYLDETRHFIACILQDEQPLTNFTDAAKTMALVERIERFGIY is encoded by the coding sequence ATGGGACTTGTGCGAGTGGGGTTTATCGGGGCGGGTAACATGGCGAACCGCATGCATTGCCCCAGCATCGCTGACATCGCTGAGGCGCAACTGTGGGCGATTTGCGATGTAGACGAGACCCGCTTGCACGCCACCGCTGACCGCTACGGCGTGCCCAAGGCGCGCCGCTACAATGACTACCGGCGGATGCTGGAACGCGAACCGTTGGACGCTGTCTATGTCGTCATGCCGCCGATGGGCTTGTGCCCCATCGTGCTGGATTGCCTCAAAGCGGGCAAGCACGTCTTCACCGAGAAGCCGCTGGGCTGCAACAGCGATGAAGCATGGGCGATGGCGGAAGAAGCCCAGCGCCAAAAGGTCAAAACGATGGTCGGGTTCAACCGACGCTTTGCCGCCGTTTACCGTTACGCGAAGGCACAAGTGATGCGACGGGGCGAACCTGCGTTGGTGTTGGCAGAGTTCCACAAGGACATGCTGGGACAAGGACCCTACTACGGCATGAGCATTTTACGCACCGACATCGTTCACGCCGTCGACATCCTGCGGGATTTGCTGGGTGAAGCGATAGAAGTGAGCGCCCAAGTTTGGTCGCGTTACGAGCGTTGGCAGAATTCGCACAATCAGTTTGCGGCGCTGATGCGGTTTGAGGGTGGAGCGGTCGGTCTGTTGCTCTCTTCGCGGACAGCGGGCGTCCGTTACGAGCGGTTTGAAGTGCACGGCAAAGGTATCAGCGCTTACATCCGCGCCCCTGAAGTTGCTGAAATCTATCGGCAAAACGAAGGCATGGAAACGGTCACGGGCGAACAACTGACAGGCAGCACCGACATGCGCATCACCTACGGCTACTTGGACGAAACTCGCCACTTTATTGCGTGCATCCTGCAGGACGAACAACCCTTGACCAATTTCACCGATGCCGCCAAAACGATGGCGTTGGTGGAGCGGATTGAGCGCTTTGGCATTTATTAG
- the ywaD_1 gene encoding Aminopeptidase YwaD, whose amino-acid sequence MPSRTKGRNCRQRYGAFFVPPWMKVIGMAAVACAFLFWRGCTSSVPANNSTPDAATLAFDGQRAFDLLQQQVKFGPRVPDTEPSRQTQQLIAQKLQEAGAQVLRQEFSVTYRGTTYRMANVLGVLQGRSDRKVLLCAHYDTRPVADQDPDPANRDKPIPGANDGASGVAVLLEIARVLKTHQPPRTVVFAFFDGEDLGDVTDGGMFFGSKFFARNLTVNGVNLRAEMGILLDMVGDRDFRSTDELYSRQFAPQVVDGILKAAKVLGYGGLFFQPPAMNIMDDHLPLNAAGIPTANIIDFDYPYWHTLQDTPDKCSPQTLTVVGRTVLQWLMTL is encoded by the coding sequence ATGCCCAGCCGAACAAAGGGGCGTAATTGCAGGCAGCGTTATGGTGCCTTTTTTGTGCCGCCATGGATGAAAGTCATCGGCATGGCGGCGGTTGCTTGTGCCTTTTTGTTTTGGCGCGGGTGCACCTCGTCGGTTCCTGCAAACAACTCCACTCCCGACGCTGCCACATTGGCTTTTGACGGGCAGCGGGCGTTTGACTTGTTGCAGCAGCAGGTCAAATTCGGTCCACGCGTCCCCGACACGGAACCTAGCCGCCAAACACAACAGCTCATCGCGCAAAAATTGCAAGAGGCAGGGGCACAAGTATTGCGACAGGAATTTTCCGTGACTTATCGCGGCACCACTTATCGGATGGCGAATGTGCTCGGCGTGTTGCAGGGGCGGAGCGACCGCAAGGTGTTGCTTTGCGCGCACTACGACACGCGCCCCGTCGCCGACCAAGACCCCGACCCCGCCAACCGCGACAAACCCATTCCGGGCGCCAACGATGGGGCATCGGGCGTCGCCGTGCTGTTGGAAATCGCCCGCGTGCTCAAAACCCATCAACCGCCCCGCACGGTCGTCTTCGCGTTTTTTGACGGCGAAGATTTGGGCGATGTGACGGATGGCGGGATGTTTTTCGGGAGCAAGTTTTTCGCCCGCAACCTGACGGTCAACGGCGTCAACCTGCGAGCGGAGATGGGGATTTTGTTGGACATGGTGGGCGACCGCGACTTTCGCAGCACCGACGAACTTTACTCCCGTCAGTTTGCCCCGCAAGTCGTGGACGGCATTTTAAAAGCGGCGAAGGTTTTGGGTTACGGCGGGTTGTTTTTCCAACCCCCTGCGATGAACATCATGGACGACCATTTGCCACTCAACGCGGCGGGTATCCCGACGGCGAACATCATTGACTTTGACTACCCCTATTGGCACACCCTACAAGACACACCCGACAAATGCAGCCCGCAGACTTTGACCGTTGTCGGGCGCACCGTGCTGCAATGGCTGATGACGCTGTAA
- the patA gene encoding Putrescine aminotransferase — translation MAAVNERVARLYAEHLNPGLARLMKFAGLDAVEHRAEGVWVYDHDGNRYLDFLGGFGALNFGHRHPAIVAAVQAQLQTMPLSSRVLFNELQAELAAQLAAIAPGDLQFCFFCHSGTEAVEACIKFARLATGRRKIVAMHNAYHGKTLGALSASGREIYRQPFEPLLEWFVHVPFGDAGAVAQAVDDDTAAVIVEPIQGEGGVIVPPDDFLPKVREICDRAGALLIADEVQTGLGRTGKNFAVEHWQVIPDVMALAKSLGGGVMPLGAAIGTRRVFEPLFDNPLLHSSTLGGNPLACAAGLAALQVLQQGRLADRAAATGDLLLQGLHQLHAAFADLIVAVRGKGLLVGIEFADADIALLTAAGMLQRRVLTAYTLNNPCVIRLEPPLIVEPEHIDLALSALADSLAQVRQLLSVLR, via the coding sequence ATGGCAGCGGTGAATGAACGGGTAGCGCGGTTGTATGCCGAGCATCTCAACCCTGGTTTGGCGCGCTTGATGAAGTTCGCAGGCTTGGACGCCGTAGAGCACCGTGCCGAAGGCGTCTGGGTCTACGACCACGACGGAAACCGCTATCTGGACTTTCTGGGCGGTTTCGGGGCGCTCAACTTCGGGCACCGCCACCCCGCTATCGTCGCCGCCGTCCAGGCTCAATTGCAAACGATGCCTCTTTCCAGCCGCGTCTTGTTCAACGAACTGCAGGCTGAGTTAGCCGCCCAACTTGCTGCCATCGCCCCTGGTGACCTACAGTTTTGCTTCTTTTGCCATAGCGGCACGGAAGCCGTTGAAGCCTGCATCAAGTTCGCCCGTTTGGCGACAGGCAGACGAAAAATCGTCGCTATGCACAACGCCTACCACGGCAAAACGCTGGGTGCGTTGAGCGCCTCAGGGCGCGAAATTTACCGCCAACCCTTTGAACCGTTGCTGGAGTGGTTTGTCCATGTCCCCTTCGGTGACGCCGGTGCAGTGGCGCAAGCCGTTGACGACGACACAGCCGCCGTCATCGTCGAACCCATTCAAGGCGAAGGTGGCGTCATCGTCCCGCCCGACGACTTTTTGCCCAAGGTGCGGGAAATTTGCGACAGGGCAGGTGCCCTGCTGATCGCCGACGAAGTGCAAACGGGGTTGGGGCGGACGGGCAAAAACTTTGCCGTTGAACATTGGCAAGTGATACCTGATGTGATGGCGTTGGCGAAATCGCTGGGCGGCGGCGTGATGCCGTTAGGAGCGGCGATCGGGACGCGCAGAGTTTTTGAGCCGTTGTTTGACAATCCTTTACTGCACTCATCCACGCTGGGCGGAAATCCCTTGGCGTGTGCCGCCGGTTTAGCAGCCTTGCAAGTGTTGCAGCAAGGGCGCCTCGCCGACCGCGCCGCTGCGACGGGCGATTTGTTGCTGCAGGGGTTGCACCAACTCCACGCCGCGTTTGCCGACCTCATCGTGGCAGTGCGGGGCAAAGGGTTGCTCGTCGGCATAGAGTTTGCCGACGCAGACATCGCGCTGCTGACTGCGGCGGGCATGTTGCAGCGTCGCGTCTTGACCGCCTACACCCTCAACAACCCCTGCGTCATCCGCTTGGAGCCGCCCCTCATCGTTGAGCCCGAACACATTGACCTCGCCCTTAGCGCCCTCGCCGACAGCCTCGCCCAGGTGCGTCAGTTGCTTTCCGTTTTGCGCTGA